Proteins encoded by one window of Thermobaculum terrenum ATCC BAA-798:
- a CDS encoding phage head spike fiber domain-containing protein, protein MHAVMRTVIVLLLLLALVMPISAKMAPTALAEELGGNGSWYRYQGEPSSYDSHSNQNVNCGPTSVAMAIQYTQNLSVPIRDIRDFIGKNKKSTNLSDLTKALSHWNVAYRADIYNVSDIKAALQQGHIIIVALDMRAISPGADLNGASADPSIRIGRFESIAREHWIVIKGITPDENYFIVYDGNVWGGPGNPVYWYSDGTPKGMDRYYAVNEVEKGMRHFGANTIKGIEIISSRLPDRTLRNTVIAKVTYYTLSPEETGKNPGDPGWGIMRNGKKVHWGAVAVDPNYIPLGTKMLIDGWEDQIFVASDTGSQVKGWQIDVYWPGSREEALRKNDELGGWRKITFIGMDAPVSTSTTTPPVNAYINAPETTTTRWINLQLHAEDPEEGVVGMMISNSKNFTDAFEEPYSSIKEWTLPPGDGEKTVYARFKNSDGAWSSLVEAHIHLEEEPPTGAVTLAPKPGLVSYIPFNGSTMAVIGPQPKISGPVRYASMNNNKLSNSSFELWAGGIPKDWDSPLRDESYAAYEPSTEALDGSTSLFSNSTKEGYIYQIVPVRANTSYTLAIMAKGNNGAIQIQELQTTGTTSRVLKSHTAGFKYASDWKEIKIKFRTQANTTNALVKLWGKNAYWDDIQLVEGFNPTNYLSEGLLLEGSSRNYIENPSGELGPEGWSGINSWVDITSTREYTFFGYKALRVRKVKPGPAATIIAANLIPGKTYTLSAYIKLEDQRPVDSSIIRGWFFEGIDSVDQLDLSQVTDMNRPVMQWEPVGGGWYRGYFTFIARHDKGLYGVMSTDRIPVGGIYYMDGVQLEESDNPSTYLDGNSGSGYKWSGKPYRSTSYREGTTVIVGELRNSTGTVFFKARSLDSHKTTSNATILKIGQLYIQQRSNQMLFKWGDKLIGSASLDTHPNAYAVTWNSLRITVYSNGKEIGSVAARGPRKGRLVEISPSQDTKAIVISEFSLWKSVLTEENISFLSSHRSIDPGVRFTVDPKTRIWVAAQDPTNKDLRILWSPDGIHWQSWNKGIGSSPWNIGGSKGLKTVWIKVIDPIGNWMMYKDEIYLGKEG, encoded by the coding sequence ATGCACGCAGTAATGAGAACCGTTATTGTATTGCTTCTTTTATTGGCATTGGTAATGCCTATATCTGCAAAGATGGCTCCTACAGCGCTAGCCGAAGAATTAGGTGGAAATGGTAGCTGGTATAGATACCAGGGGGAACCATCTAGCTATGACAGTCACAGCAATCAAAACGTCAACTGTGGTCCCACCTCAGTAGCAATGGCCATTCAATATACCCAGAACTTGTCAGTACCTATCAGGGACATAAGGGACTTTATAGGCAAGAATAAAAAATCCACTAACCTCTCCGATCTTACTAAGGCGCTCAGTCACTGGAATGTTGCCTATAGGGCAGACATATATAACGTAAGCGATATCAAAGCAGCCCTTCAGCAGGGACACATTATCATAGTAGCGTTGGACATGCGCGCTATTAGCCCTGGAGCAGATCTAAATGGAGCTTCAGCTGATCCAAGTATTAGGATAGGCAGATTCGAATCAATAGCCAGAGAACATTGGATAGTGATAAAGGGCATAACTCCAGATGAGAATTACTTTATAGTCTACGATGGCAACGTATGGGGAGGTCCTGGTAATCCAGTCTATTGGTACAGCGATGGCACACCCAAGGGCATGGACAGGTACTACGCCGTGAACGAAGTTGAAAAGGGCATGCGACATTTTGGAGCTAATACAATCAAGGGCATAGAAATAATATCTTCTCGATTACCAGACCGAACCCTCAGAAACACAGTAATCGCCAAAGTAACTTACTACACCCTGAGTCCGGAGGAGACTGGCAAGAATCCTGGGGATCCTGGATGGGGGATAATGCGCAATGGCAAAAAGGTTCATTGGGGTGCTGTAGCCGTAGACCCCAACTACATTCCCCTGGGGACCAAGATGCTCATAGATGGTTGGGAAGATCAAATATTTGTAGCATCTGATACAGGCTCGCAGGTAAAGGGATGGCAAATAGATGTTTACTGGCCTGGTAGTAGGGAAGAAGCTCTCAGAAAGAATGATGAACTGGGCGGGTGGCGTAAGATCACCTTCATAGGTATGGATGCCCCAGTAAGTACCTCTACTACAACTCCCCCTGTAAATGCTTACATCAATGCGCCCGAAACGACTACTACACGATGGATAAATCTACAGTTACATGCTGAGGATCCTGAAGAAGGTGTAGTAGGCATGATGATATCAAATAGCAAGAACTTTACAGATGCCTTCGAGGAGCCTTACTCATCAATTAAGGAATGGACATTGCCTCCTGGAGACGGTGAAAAAACGGTATACGCTCGATTCAAAAACTCTGACGGGGCTTGGAGTAGCCTCGTAGAGGCACATATACACCTGGAAGAAGAACCCCCTACCGGTGCCGTAACTTTGGCTCCTAAGCCAGGATTGGTGTCCTACATTCCATTTAACGGGAGTACCATGGCAGTTATAGGACCTCAACCAAAGATTTCAGGTCCTGTAAGGTATGCATCCATGAACAATAACAAGCTAAGTAACTCAAGCTTTGAGCTATGGGCAGGGGGGATACCTAAAGATTGGGACTCTCCACTGAGAGATGAGTCGTATGCTGCGTATGAGCCCAGTACGGAAGCGTTGGATGGCTCAACATCTCTATTTTCAAACTCAACCAAAGAAGGCTATATTTACCAGATAGTACCTGTAAGAGCCAATACCAGTTACACACTAGCGATAATGGCGAAAGGCAATAATGGAGCCATTCAAATCCAAGAATTGCAGACCACGGGCACAACAAGCCGTGTTCTCAAATCGCATACCGCTGGATTCAAGTACGCATCAGATTGGAAAGAGATTAAGATCAAATTTAGGACGCAGGCCAATACCACAAACGCCTTAGTCAAGTTATGGGGAAAGAACGCCTACTGGGACGACATACAGCTTGTAGAGGGGTTTAACCCAACTAACTACCTATCAGAAGGGCTACTGCTAGAGGGATCATCTAGAAACTACATAGAGAACCCTAGCGGAGAGTTAGGTCCAGAGGGTTGGAGCGGTATAAATTCCTGGGTGGATATAACCAGTACTAGAGAATATACCTTCTTTGGTTACAAAGCATTACGCGTGCGTAAGGTCAAGCCTGGCCCTGCAGCCACTATAATCGCAGCAAATCTTATCCCGGGCAAAACTTACACACTCTCAGCATACATAAAGCTAGAAGATCAAAGACCCGTAGATAGTAGCATCATACGAGGATGGTTTTTTGAAGGCATAGATAGTGTGGATCAGCTGGACCTGTCTCAGGTAACAGATATGAATAGACCTGTAATGCAATGGGAGCCCGTAGGGGGAGGATGGTATCGAGGCTACTTCACATTCATAGCCAGGCACGATAAGGGACTATATGGTGTTATGTCTACAGATCGTATTCCAGTCGGTGGCATCTACTACATGGATGGTGTGCAGCTGGAAGAGAGCGATAATCCATCAACGTACCTTGATGGCAACTCTGGATCTGGTTATAAATGGTCTGGGAAACCTTATCGCAGCACTTCCTATAGAGAAGGCACAACAGTAATAGTTGGTGAGCTCAGGAACTCTACTGGAACTGTATTTTTCAAAGCCAGATCATTAGACAGCCATAAAACTACAAGCAATGCGACGATCCTAAAGATAGGGCAGTTGTACATACAGCAAAGAAGCAATCAAATGCTCTTCAAATGGGGAGATAAGCTCATCGGATCAGCATCGTTAGATACCCATCCCAATGCTTATGCAGTAACGTGGAATTCCCTGAGGATAACCGTGTATTCTAATGGGAAAGAGATAGGCAGCGTGGCTGCCCGTGGCCCCCGAAAAGGTAGATTAGTAGAGATATCGCCAAGTCAAGATACCAAGGCAATAGTCATTTCAGAATTTAGCCTATGGAAAAGCGTGCTCACCGAAGAGAACATAAGCTTTCTGAGCTCGCACAGGAGTATAGATCCAGGAGTAAGGTTCACAGTCGATCCTAAGACAAGAATATGGGTTGCCGCTCAGGATCCAACGAATAAAGACCTTAGAATTCTATGGAGTCCGGACGGAATCCACTGGCAGAGCTGGAACAAAGGGATTGGTTCTTCGCCTTGGAATATAGGCGGATCGAAAGGGCTCAAAACTGTATGGATAAAAGTCATAGATCCCATAGGAAACTGGATGATGTACAAAGATGAAATATATCTAGGAAAGGAAGGTTGA
- a CDS encoding phosphate-starvation-inducible PsiE family protein, whose protein sequence is MSTRGDSGSEVPAPRVHIPLIGALDKAEGYVYVVTGVMFLLCAVGALGYSLVIFMLGLREDGFAHALITLVNDLLLVVIILEILRTVVDVLQKHVLSLHPFLVIASISATRRILTVGAEIALTQEIDRERFNRLMIDLGVNAGVILAVAIALYLTRIGDVKEDKSNISG, encoded by the coding sequence ATGAGCACCCGAGGTGACAGTGGCTCGGAGGTCCCCGCCCCTAGAGTTCACATACCGCTCATAGGCGCACTGGATAAGGCCGAAGGCTATGTATATGTAGTAACTGGTGTGATGTTCCTTTTATGTGCTGTTGGTGCCCTGGGTTACAGCCTAGTAATATTTATGTTGGGCTTGAGAGAGGATGGCTTTGCCCATGCTCTGATCACCCTCGTCAATGACCTTTTACTGGTAGTGATAATCCTAGAAATACTTCGAACAGTCGTCGATGTGCTGCAAAAGCATGTACTATCTTTACATCCCTTTCTAGTTATTGCCTCAATATCTGCCACTAGGCGTATCCTCACGGTAGGGGCAGAGATAGCTCTTACCCAAGAGATAGATAGGGAGAGGTTCAACCGACTTATGATAGACCTCGGTGTAAATGCGGGGGTTATACTGGCCGTTGCTATAGCTTTGTATCTGACAAGGATAGGAGATGTAAAGGAAGACAAAAGTAACATCTCCGGTTAA
- a CDS encoding DPP IV N-terminal domain-containing protein: protein MIKSASWKPDGRQLLVSYDKAIYDKDGNYRGTKSYVELLDIGTRRTTTLLIDATDAVWSPKGDKIAYVKIDQSGKQSLWLLEIASHSSKRITEDSLTLIGNPRFSPDGQLLAFAASQGWPSQARMTKRSSELVPVAKAHVIPWDLWIWDGEGEPRRLTTIGQDLISQIWLPDNQTLFFITDLGAYQINARGQDLRKIRLRATPRGITYISNPN, encoded by the coding sequence GTGATAAAGTCAGCTTCTTGGAAACCAGATGGTCGACAATTACTGGTGTCCTATGATAAAGCCATCTACGACAAGGACGGCAACTACAGAGGAACCAAATCTTATGTAGAACTACTCGATATAGGCACACGACGAACCACTACTCTTCTTATAGACGCAACGGATGCTGTGTGGTCACCTAAAGGTGATAAGATAGCCTACGTGAAAATTGATCAGAGTGGTAAGCAGTCACTTTGGTTGCTAGAAATCGCAAGTCATAGTTCTAAGCGTATAACTGAAGACTCATTGACGTTGATTGGTAATCCCAGGTTTTCACCAGATGGACAGCTGCTGGCTTTCGCAGCATCTCAGGGTTGGCCATCTCAAGCTAGGATGACCAAAAGAAGCTCAGAGCTCGTGCCAGTTGCTAAAGCTCACGTTATTCCATGGGATTTGTGGATATGGGATGGTGAAGGAGAACCAAGAAGGCTTACTACTATAGGTCAGGATCTGATATCCCAAATATGGCTTCCCGACAACCAGACTCTATTCTTCATCACTGATCTGGGAGCCTATCAGATAAATGCTAGGGGGCAGGACCTAAGGAAAATAAGGCTTAGGGCTACTCCCCGGGGAATAACTTATATAAGCAATCCAAACTAG
- a CDS encoding cytochrome D1 domain-containing protein, translating to MFTKIKLIAKCLIFIALSLIFIACVGKGNQFGGNPQAAQTSSPEGRAYTADSASNTISVIDIALQKRIDVIKTGAQPHHLAIRPKSNELWVTLYGADYVQIFDITDHSYIGKVDVGASSDDISFSEDGQIAYVSLGASNGVAIVDCSSRKLLKTILVGKAPHGIKVNPEGKEVYVTSTEENRVIVLSSISKKVAKHIRVGTNPYEVLFTSDDTAVVTNLLDNTLSIIRQGKTEALVRVGQQPSMMALSQDGKLLLVANAGSSDVSFIDTGSWKEIKRIPTGLRSHGIATIDNKALVTNMGDGSVSIIDLPSSRVIGRVQVGEQPNGIAVKQ from the coding sequence ATGTTCACAAAAATAAAGCTGATAGCTAAGTGCCTAATATTTATAGCACTAAGCCTAATATTCATTGCTTGCGTTGGAAAAGGTAATCAATTTGGTGGTAATCCTCAAGCTGCCCAAACATCCAGTCCTGAGGGGAGAGCCTATACCGCAGATAGCGCATCCAACACTATAAGCGTGATAGATATAGCTCTCCAAAAGAGGATCGATGTAATCAAGACTGGAGCGCAGCCTCACCATTTGGCGATAAGGCCCAAAAGCAATGAGTTATGGGTTACTCTGTATGGTGCGGATTACGTGCAGATTTTTGACATCACAGACCATAGTTATATTGGAAAGGTAGATGTAGGAGCGTCTTCAGATGACATTAGCTTTTCAGAGGACGGACAGATCGCCTATGTATCACTAGGCGCATCTAACGGAGTAGCTATAGTAGACTGCAGCTCTAGGAAGCTGTTGAAGACGATTTTAGTAGGGAAAGCGCCTCACGGCATTAAAGTCAATCCAGAAGGTAAAGAGGTATATGTAACAAGCACCGAGGAAAATAGGGTAATAGTCCTAAGCTCAATTAGCAAGAAGGTAGCTAAGCACATAAGAGTAGGGACAAATCCTTATGAAGTATTGTTTACTTCAGATGATACTGCGGTAGTCACGAATCTCTTAGATAACACCTTATCAATCATACGTCAGGGTAAAACGGAAGCATTGGTCAGAGTAGGGCAACAACCATCTATGATGGCCTTGTCGCAAGATGGTAAGTTACTGCTGGTAGCAAATGCCGGAAGTTCAGATGTGTCGTTCATAGACACCGGCAGTTGGAAGGAGATAAAGAGGATACCTACAGGGCTTAGATCTCATGGTATAGCTACTATAGACAACAAAGCCCTGGTGACTAATATGGGTGATGGGTCGGTATCGATAATAGACCTACCTTCATCCAGGGTGATCGGTAGAGTACAAGTTGGTGAACAACCAAACGGCATAGCTGTTAAGCAATAA
- a CDS encoding FixH family protein: MPPPTKELAMRKFIVFIFLITLTLPLILHSKTVEAHASLERSDPPAYASLRSAPSRVRLWFAEPVEPKLTSIKLYDSSGQRVDKGDLRIEENGLSASVGLKEKANGVITVEWSNVSKVDGHGISGSFVFGIGTNSIPKQENTSQQPNTSFKFVFASTIVRFLNFLFMALTLGGLIFLLGVVNHVSNLNSRKRLSVPVDRIVRLSIFALLLVSLMIWPLEVWASGEGNLYGMGNILDTRLGLIWLIRLILVVLGASILTLVPNKEYSSWIAVFTNLGVLLTTSLISHSASSISSLINDYLHLTAMAIWVGGLLSFILLLSRAVKLTEDGQAVYQILPAFSKIAITCVAVLAATGIYSAFIHVRYLNALTGTIYGLLVLSKAVLLVPALMIAAGNLYMRSKRLQQAIKRLPWFPINTRQLLLSTRVEALIIIVILMTTGVLTTFSPPVSGQRPNAAFYAEAKADSATIALSVDPAFAGVTNSIDVELSNGGLPVSNASEVLVRFSNPAEGISQSEAKARNIGNGHYTLYGPYFGIAGDWQVQIVAHIPGKADANSTFLVPIDPIRVITQDGITVSLETEPRWVYLGETNRFRITVRNSRSGAPVANAQIKMAFLMPAHGHFLDVFTSRQSPGVFITGDVEMPMAGEWIAEIQVSIPGRHVNTYQIKLLVHTRQQ, encoded by the coding sequence TTGCCACCTCCTACTAAGGAGCTTGCAATGCGAAAATTCATAGTATTCATATTCCTAATAACGCTAACTTTGCCCCTAATTCTGCACTCTAAAACTGTAGAGGCTCATGCTTCCCTGGAAAGATCGGATCCTCCTGCATATGCATCCCTTAGATCAGCGCCGAGTAGAGTAAGATTATGGTTTGCAGAGCCTGTTGAACCTAAACTAACCTCGATTAAACTCTACGACTCATCTGGCCAAAGAGTTGATAAGGGGGACCTTAGAATAGAGGAGAATGGATTATCAGCGAGCGTAGGATTAAAGGAAAAAGCCAACGGAGTAATCACAGTAGAGTGGTCAAATGTATCCAAGGTGGATGGACACGGAATATCAGGTTCTTTCGTCTTCGGCATAGGCACCAACAGTATCCCCAAGCAGGAAAACACATCACAGCAACCTAATACTAGTTTCAAGTTTGTATTTGCGTCGACCATAGTGAGGTTTCTCAACTTCCTTTTCATGGCGCTTACGCTAGGAGGCTTGATCTTCCTGCTAGGAGTCGTAAATCATGTCAGCAATCTAAATAGCAGGAAGCGTCTATCAGTGCCCGTCGATCGAATAGTCAGGTTATCCATATTTGCGCTTCTCTTAGTTAGCCTAATGATATGGCCATTAGAGGTATGGGCTTCTGGAGAAGGCAACCTGTACGGCATGGGCAACATTCTAGATACGAGGCTAGGACTAATATGGCTGATACGACTGATACTAGTAGTTCTAGGAGCATCTATATTAACGCTTGTGCCAAACAAAGAATACTCCTCATGGATAGCTGTGTTCACCAACTTAGGAGTATTACTTACTACATCACTCATCAGCCATAGTGCATCATCTATATCATCCCTTATCAATGACTATCTTCACCTTACTGCGATGGCTATATGGGTAGGGGGGTTACTCAGCTTTATCTTGCTGTTATCTAGGGCAGTGAAGCTAACTGAGGATGGACAAGCTGTATACCAGATACTACCTGCCTTCTCGAAAATAGCCATAACGTGTGTGGCAGTTTTGGCAGCGACTGGTATCTATTCAGCTTTCATACATGTACGTTATTTGAATGCGTTGACCGGAACTATCTACGGATTATTAGTACTAAGCAAGGCTGTGCTCCTAGTACCAGCCTTGATGATAGCAGCAGGAAACCTGTATATGAGGAGCAAGAGACTACAACAAGCGATAAAAAGACTCCCGTGGTTTCCAATAAACACTCGACAACTACTATTATCTACCCGGGTAGAAGCGCTAATTATCATAGTTATACTAATGACTACCGGAGTCTTGACAACGTTCTCACCGCCTGTTTCTGGTCAAAGACCGAATGCAGCCTTCTATGCAGAGGCCAAAGCCGATTCGGCAACAATAGCACTCAGCGTAGATCCAGCTTTTGCAGGTGTTACTAACAGTATAGATGTAGAGCTCAGTAACGGTGGTTTACCTGTTTCAAATGCTAGTGAGGTACTAGTTAGATTTAGCAACCCTGCCGAGGGCATATCTCAAAGTGAGGCCAAGGCTAGAAATATCGGGAATGGTCATTACACTCTTTACGGCCCCTACTTCGGGATAGCTGGGGACTGGCAAGTTCAGATAGTAGCGCATATACCAGGTAAGGCAGATGCAAACAGCACTTTCCTAGTACCAATTGATCCAATACGGGTTATCACACAAGATGGTATAACAGTATCTCTTGAAACCGAGCCTAGATGGGTATATCTGGGGGAAACAAACCGCTTTAGGATAACAGTACGCAATAGCAGGTCCGGAGCTCCTGTAGCCAACGCCCAGATCAAGATGGCATTCCTGATGCCGGCACACGGACATTTTCTGGATGTATTTACCAGTCGACAAAGTCCAGGAGTGTTTATAACTGGTGATGTTGAAATGCCTATGGCTGGAGAATGGATAGCCGAGATTCAAGTTTCTATTCCAGGGCGACATGTAAATACATACCAAATAAAGCTGCTAGTACACACGAGGCAACAATAG
- a CDS encoding PadR family transcriptional regulator, with protein MISNPLGLAVLGVLLVRPMHPYDIASTLRDWHKHESIKIRYGSLYTVVDKLHSLGFIEPVEKEREGNRPERTIYAITNAGKSYFYSWLEDLLANPVKEYTQLGAGLSFIATLSPEKALGLIAKRIDRLRDIVRAMKTQERVLRKQGLERLFILELEYEIVLKEAELNWLEGIYKDIKEGKLEGIGAWRSWHRQSLVRDREGK; from the coding sequence TTGATTTCCAATCCATTAGGTCTAGCTGTCTTAGGGGTGCTATTGGTCCGTCCTATGCATCCGTATGACATTGCTTCTACCCTGAGAGATTGGCATAAGCACGAAAGCATCAAGATACGTTATGGCTCACTCTACACAGTTGTAGATAAGTTGCACTCTCTTGGGTTCATAGAACCTGTCGAGAAAGAGAGAGAAGGTAACAGACCAGAGCGTACTATCTATGCAATCACTAATGCTGGGAAGAGCTACTTCTACTCTTGGCTGGAAGATCTCTTGGCCAACCCCGTCAAGGAATACACACAATTGGGTGCCGGACTGTCATTTATAGCTACATTGTCACCTGAGAAGGCATTAGGACTCATTGCGAAGCGCATAGACCGACTCAGAGATATAGTCCGGGCAATGAAAACCCAAGAGAGGGTACTAAGAAAACAAGGATTGGAGAGGTTATTCATACTGGAGCTAGAGTACGAGATTGTTCTGAAGGAAGCTGAACTTAATTGGTTAGAAGGAATATATAAAGACATAAAGGAGGGCAAGCTTGAGGGAATAGGCGCATGGAGGTCTTGGCACAGACAATCGCTAGTACGTGATAGGGAGGGTAAGTAG
- a CDS encoding daunorubicin resistance protein DrrA family ABC transporter ATP-binding protein → MEAIVAEHLKKTYRNGVQAIKGVSFYVKQGEIFGLLGPNGAGKSTTVRILATLTKPDSGKALVAGHDVVLEPQRVRSKIGYVAQSSGVDKYATGRENLMLQGHLQRVPKSQLKHRVNELLEWVGLSEAADRLVQTYSGGMKRRLDIAMGLVHNPSVLFLDEPTTGLDPETRSALWQDLLRLKREQNISVLLTTHYLDEADYLCDRLAIVDHGVVVAEGSPSDLKAGIRGDRVTLEVDGHVDEANERLKLLPQVIDVIVTDDALVARVENGATAIPAIITALEGSGISVRSVALSRPSLDDVYLYHTGHRFVAEGSLEDVA, encoded by the coding sequence ATGGAGGCTATTGTAGCTGAACATCTAAAGAAGACTTATAGGAACGGGGTGCAGGCAATCAAAGGAGTATCCTTCTATGTGAAACAGGGGGAAATATTTGGCCTGTTGGGACCTAATGGCGCTGGTAAGAGTACTACAGTCAGGATACTAGCTACTTTGACCAAGCCTGACTCTGGTAAAGCATTAGTGGCTGGCCATGATGTGGTGCTAGAGCCACAACGGGTTAGAAGCAAGATAGGGTATGTTGCTCAGTCATCCGGGGTAGACAAGTACGCGACTGGTAGAGAGAATCTGATGCTACAGGGTCATCTGCAGAGAGTCCCCAAATCTCAATTAAAGCATAGGGTCAACGAACTACTTGAATGGGTTGGCCTGTCAGAGGCTGCTGATAGACTTGTACAAACTTACTCAGGGGGTATGAAGCGGCGACTTGATATAGCTATGGGATTAGTACATAACCCCAGCGTGCTTTTCCTGGATGAGCCTACTACTGGTCTTGATCCTGAAACTAGATCCGCATTGTGGCAGGACTTACTGAGGTTGAAGAGGGAGCAAAACATATCTGTGTTATTGACAACTCACTACCTGGATGAGGCGGATTATCTCTGTGATAGATTGGCCATAGTTGATCACGGAGTAGTTGTAGCAGAGGGATCTCCGTCTGATCTGAAAGCTGGTATTCGTGGAGATAGAGTAACTCTGGAAGTTGATGGACATGTGGATGAAGCTAACGAACGTCTCAAGCTGCTGCCACAGGTTATAGATGTCATTGTCACTGATGATGCCTTAGTTGCCAGGGTAGAGAATGGAGCTACTGCTATCCCTGCCATAATAACTGCTCTCGAAGGATCAGGAATTTCGGTAAGATCTGTAGCTTTAAGCAGACCGTCTCTAGATGATGTTTATCTTTATCATACTGGCCACCGTTTCGTTGCAGAAGGGTCACTGGAAGACGTGGCATGA
- a CDS encoding ABC transporter permease produces MKNFINDTFRLLIRHVMTTLRIPIWIFVTLVQPIVWLTLYGQLFRRVVELPGFGSSSYIQFLTPGVVIMTSMFGSAWAGMGIIQDLNDGVMDRLLATPVSRGALITARVLHSAITVLFQGMIILLVGFLLGARFPGGFLGVLALIVLGGLLASGLSALSNGIALLTKREETLIAVINFFGLPLTFLSTAFMSAALMPSWIRNIAKLNPVNWAVDGARDALMGANWDGVWGRALLLLVFSLICGIFATRSFSLYRRSS; encoded by the coding sequence ATGAAGAACTTTATAAATGATACCTTCCGTCTACTCATTAGACATGTGATGACCACTTTACGCATTCCAATATGGATTTTTGTAACCCTTGTCCAACCCATAGTATGGCTGACTCTATACGGTCAACTCTTTAGAAGAGTAGTAGAGCTCCCGGGGTTTGGTAGCTCTTCATATATCCAGTTTCTCACTCCAGGCGTGGTGATCATGACATCAATGTTCGGTTCTGCCTGGGCAGGCATGGGTATAATCCAGGATCTCAATGATGGGGTCATGGACAGGCTTTTGGCTACTCCAGTAAGTAGGGGAGCATTAATCACAGCTCGTGTCCTACACTCTGCTATTACGGTGCTTTTCCAAGGCATGATTATATTGCTTGTAGGATTTCTACTTGGAGCCAGATTCCCAGGAGGTTTCTTGGGAGTGTTGGCATTGATCGTGTTGGGTGGATTACTTGCTTCAGGACTATCGGCTCTCTCGAATGGTATAGCGCTACTTACTAAGAGGGAAGAGACGCTTATAGCAGTGATAAACTTCTTTGGCTTACCCCTAACTTTCTTGTCAACCGCCTTTATGTCTGCTGCTCTAATGCCAAGCTGGATAAGAAATATAGCTAAGTTGAACCCAGTTAACTGGGCAGTTGACGGGGCTAGAGATGCTCTTATGGGCGCCAACTGGGATGGTGTTTGGGGTAGAGCTCTACTTTTGCTTGTCTTTTCGCTGATATGTGGAATATTTGCCACGAGATCATTCAGCTTATACCGCAGATCATCATGA